From one Paenibacillus terrae HPL-003 genomic stretch:
- a CDS encoding DUF423 domain-containing protein produces MKVLLLLGCIMMFLAVVLGAFGAHALKKRLSADMMSIFQTGIQYHIAHGLGLILLGVVAGNWVHSSLIVTAGWVMLAGILLFSGSLYALSLSGLKKLGAITPIGGVAFLTSWVLVIVAVIQD; encoded by the coding sequence ATGAAAGTTTTGCTATTGCTTGGTTGTATAATGATGTTTTTAGCTGTAGTTCTGGGAGCATTCGGAGCACATGCTTTGAAAAAAAGACTTTCCGCAGACATGATGAGCATATTCCAGACAGGTATCCAATATCATATTGCTCATGGCTTGGGCTTGATTCTGCTCGGAGTAGTTGCAGGAAATTGGGTCCATTCTTCTCTGATTGTTACCGCAGGCTGGGTAATGCTAGCAGGTATTCTCCTGTTCTCCGGCAGTTTGTATGCCCTTAGCTTGTCCGGTCTGAAGAAGCTCGGAGCGATTACCCCGATTGGCGGGGTGGCTTTCTTGACAAGCTGGGTGCTTGTGATTGTGGCGGTTATACAAGATTAA
- a CDS encoding GGDEF domain-containing protein has protein sequence MNKTTRLTQTTDYKLKEARWVRRMFLLYWMIIAVHFIAQLGCYLFLNYDATPYEFYVETLIVPTMIMCGSNLLAELVHYKYNRYSFVILFMASTVICWTIIRLNYDIRIITALCLLPIFSSILFFNRRLIWFSFVLQVGVFFLLLAVDDSFRSYLSAFDIVSIPIFLIMSTFIAIIVQASGRDLLLDLYKTQRAHQELMISNAIISKMSMTDGLTKLYNHLSFQNFYEKALEYAEQGAIIHLALLDIDNFKKINDTYGHQFGDKILESISLIITEQITANDIAARYGGEEFAILMFEHTFEEAYQIAENIRHEVENMIFHEKKQKISVTVSIGLKSYSEEMNKDSFFQEADDYLYQAKRSGKNKIVSLNHIA, from the coding sequence ATGAATAAGACAACACGGCTTACTCAAACAACCGATTATAAGTTAAAGGAAGCTCGCTGGGTACGGAGGATGTTTTTATTATACTGGATGATTATAGCCGTACATTTTATTGCGCAGCTCGGTTGCTATTTATTTTTGAATTATGATGCTACACCATATGAATTTTACGTTGAAACTCTTATTGTTCCGACAATGATCATGTGTGGTTCCAACCTGCTTGCAGAGCTGGTTCATTATAAATACAACAGATACTCATTTGTAATCCTATTTATGGCAAGCACAGTCATTTGCTGGACCATCATTCGTTTAAACTACGATATTCGGATTATCACGGCGTTGTGCTTGTTGCCTATTTTCTCATCCATCCTGTTCTTCAATCGTCGCCTAATATGGTTTTCCTTTGTTTTGCAAGTTGGAGTCTTTTTTCTTTTGCTGGCAGTGGATGATTCGTTCCGCAGCTACTTGTCGGCCTTTGATATTGTATCGATTCCGATCTTTTTGATTATGTCCACTTTTATTGCCATTATTGTTCAGGCAAGCGGCCGTGACCTGCTGCTGGATTTGTATAAAACACAGCGTGCTCACCAGGAATTAATGATTAGTAATGCGATTATAAGCAAAATGTCGATGACCGACGGGTTAACCAAGCTCTATAATCATTTGTCCTTTCAGAATTTCTATGAAAAAGCACTCGAATATGCCGAGCAAGGTGCCATTATCCATCTCGCGTTATTGGATATTGACAATTTCAAGAAAATTAACGACACTTATGGGCACCAGTTCGGAGATAAAATTTTGGAGAGCATTTCGCTAATCATTACAGAGCAGATTACAGCTAATGATATTGCGGCCCGCTATGGTGGTGAGGAATTCGCCATCCTGATGTTTGAGCATACTTTTGAAGAAGCTTATCAAATCGCCGAAAACATCCGGCATGAAGTGGAAAACATGATCTTTCATGAAAAAAAGCAAAAAATTTCTGTAACCGTAAGCATTGGACTGAAAAGCTATTCAGAAGAAATGAACAAAGATTCGTTCTTTCAGGAAGCGGACGACTATCTATATCAAGCCAAACGTTCTGGCAAGAATAAGATAGTTTCGCTCAATCATATCGCTTAA
- a CDS encoding NAD(P)H-dependent oxidoreductase → MSTLVIVTHPNLAESRVNKRWVQELKKQSGVTVHNLYEVYPDEKINVAQEQELLEKHDRIVLQFPFYWYSTPSLLKKWEDEVLTYGWAFGSEGGKLEGKELLIALSAASVEENYQHDGRNRYTIEELLRPLEATSHLVGVKLLPYFVQYGAGVLTDEQLEQSAQKYAQTVTS, encoded by the coding sequence ATGTCAACACTTGTTATTGTAACCCACCCTAATCTTGCGGAGTCCCGCGTTAACAAAAGATGGGTCCAGGAGCTCAAAAAGCAATCGGGTGTAACCGTTCATAACCTGTATGAAGTATACCCTGATGAGAAAATCAATGTAGCTCAAGAGCAGGAACTGCTGGAGAAGCATGATCGTATCGTACTACAGTTCCCGTTTTACTGGTATAGTACCCCTTCCTTGTTGAAAAAATGGGAAGATGAGGTTCTGACTTACGGCTGGGCTTTTGGAAGCGAAGGTGGCAAATTGGAGGGCAAAGAGTTGCTGATTGCTCTGTCTGCTGCCAGTGTAGAAGAAAACTATCAACATGACGGACGGAACAGATACACAATCGAAGAGCTGTTGAGACCTCTTGAAGCTACAAGCCACTTGGTTGGTGTCAAATTGCTCCCTTATTTCGTGCAGTATGGTGCTGGGGTTCTGACCGATGAGCAGCTTGAACAATCCGCACAAAAATACGCGCAAACCGTTACTTCTTAA
- a CDS encoding ferritin, whose protein sequence is MKDNLAQALNEQMNFEFYSAHVYLAMAAYCSGESLDGFANFFLVQAEEERFHAMKLYKYINDRRGRATLAALPEPKNSYDSMLDVFEHGYKHEQQNTQKFYHLADLALDGREHATIHFLKWFIDEQVEEEALFDNVIQKLKRIERDSNAFYMLDSEFAKRSFTAPAE, encoded by the coding sequence ATGAAAGACAATTTGGCACAGGCTCTAAATGAGCAAATGAATTTTGAATTTTACTCCGCTCACGTATATCTGGCGATGGCTGCTTATTGCTCCGGCGAAAGTCTGGATGGGTTTGCAAACTTTTTCCTGGTACAAGCTGAAGAGGAACGGTTTCATGCGATGAAGCTATACAAATATATTAATGATCGCAGAGGGCGAGCTACTTTGGCGGCATTACCAGAGCCTAAAAATAGCTACGATTCCATGTTGGACGTATTTGAGCACGGCTACAAGCATGAGCAGCAAAATACGCAGAAATTTTATCATTTGGCTGACTTGGCGCTGGACGGACGTGAGCATGCGACGATCCATTTCCTGAAATGGTTTATTGATGAGCAAGTCGAAGAGGAAGCTCTGTTCGACAATGTAATTCAGAAGCTCAAACGGATTGAAAGGGATAGTAACGCTTTTTACATGCTGGACAGTGAGT
- a CDS encoding sugar phosphate isomerase/epimerase family protein produces MTVGVLAHLFGKLPYRELAAKVGAAGFTHVQLAPWRAISDVDFNKPGRFSPGLARSIAEEFRKHGVSISVLGCYLHFFEQDEELLRENIERFKELIRYASLLGAPMVAAEVGRNEDGSAYTERDWKVVREVVRELADEAEKWGVFVGLEAANDHLVGTAVELATLLEEVPSSQIGVVIDPGNLLKTENLARQDEVIREAFQLLGPRIIAAHAKDRRLSSTGEIETVPPGFGDMNYGLYMELLEQYKPGVHIIMEAAQEHQMAESKRYIEGHRLAAQKVQEVQTKS; encoded by the coding sequence GTGACAGTAGGCGTATTGGCGCATTTGTTTGGCAAGTTGCCTTATCGCGAGTTGGCTGCAAAGGTAGGCGCAGCGGGCTTTACTCATGTTCAACTGGCTCCGTGGAGAGCGATCAGTGATGTGGACTTTAACAAGCCGGGCAGGTTCAGCCCGGGATTGGCACGGTCTATCGCGGAGGAATTCCGTAAGCACGGAGTATCCATATCGGTTCTTGGGTGCTATTTGCATTTTTTTGAACAGGATGAGGAGCTGCTGCGTGAAAATATAGAGCGCTTTAAAGAGTTGATCCGATACGCGAGCCTGTTAGGGGCGCCGATGGTGGCTGCCGAAGTCGGACGTAATGAAGATGGCAGCGCATACACGGAACGAGACTGGAAGGTTGTAAGGGAAGTCGTGCGTGAATTAGCCGACGAGGCGGAAAAATGGGGCGTATTCGTCGGATTGGAAGCCGCTAACGATCATTTGGTCGGAACGGCGGTAGAACTAGCTACCTTGCTGGAGGAAGTACCGTCATCCCAGATCGGTGTAGTGATTGATCCGGGCAATCTGCTAAAAACGGAAAATCTGGCACGGCAGGATGAGGTTATCCGCGAAGCGTTCCAATTACTAGGACCTCGAATTATAGCGGCCCATGCCAAAGACCGGCGTTTGTCATCGACAGGTGAGATCGAGACCGTACCGCCGGGTTTTGGTGACATGAACTATGGCTTGTACATGGAACTGCTGGAACAGTATAAGCCAGGGGTTCACATTATTATGGAAGCCGCGCAGGAGCACCAGATGGCTGAATCCAAACGCTACATCGAGGGTCATCGGTTAGCGGCTCAGAAGGTGCAAGAAGTACAGACGAAATCATAG
- the ectB gene encoding diaminobutyrate--2-oxoglutarate transaminase, producing the protein MNTFEALESNVRSYCRSFPVVFNKAKNDVLYTEAGEGYIDFFAGAGALNYGHNNDFMKNRILDYLNSDRIMHGLDMYTTAKQEFIESFSERILQPKGLNYKLQFCGPTGTNAVEAALKLARKVKKRNGIFAFMGAFHGMSLGGLSVTSNNSMRESAGVSLNNVTFIPFNSTFNGLDTILYMEQLLTDTHSGVEKPAAIILETVQAEGGINIADTEWLRDLRQLCDDHDILLIVDDIQVGCGRVGSFFSFERAGIVPDMVVLSKSISGYGLPMSLLLLKPELDIWSPGEHNGTFRGNQLAFVAAKAALEFRDTVGLEAQVKEKEAFVQQFLYEHIQTIDPLIDIRGLGLIWGIDVSPLGETFAKEVAALCFSKGLIIERAGRNDTVIKIMPALTISLENLREGCNIIKESMVQVSSTLVTL; encoded by the coding sequence ATGAACACATTCGAAGCACTGGAGTCCAATGTAAGATCCTATTGCAGAAGCTTTCCGGTTGTTTTCAACAAAGCGAAAAACGATGTGCTGTACACGGAGGCAGGAGAGGGATATATCGACTTTTTTGCCGGAGCAGGGGCCTTGAACTACGGGCATAACAACGATTTTATGAAAAATCGGATTTTGGATTACTTAAACTCTGATCGGATCATGCACGGTCTGGATATGTACACAACGGCGAAACAGGAGTTTATTGAGTCTTTCTCCGAGCGTATTCTCCAGCCTAAGGGCTTGAATTATAAGCTGCAATTTTGCGGACCAACGGGAACCAATGCGGTAGAGGCAGCGCTGAAGCTTGCACGCAAAGTCAAAAAAAGAAATGGGATTTTTGCTTTTATGGGCGCATTTCACGGCATGTCTCTAGGAGGTTTGTCCGTTACCAGTAACAACTCCATGAGAGAGAGTGCCGGTGTATCCCTGAATAACGTTACCTTCATCCCCTTTAACAGTACGTTTAACGGCTTGGATACCATTTTGTATATGGAGCAGCTTTTAACAGATACCCATTCCGGGGTGGAAAAGCCAGCGGCCATCATTCTGGAAACGGTACAGGCTGAGGGTGGTATTAACATTGCCGATACGGAATGGCTGCGTGATTTGCGGCAACTGTGCGATGATCATGATATTTTGCTGATTGTTGACGATATTCAGGTCGGCTGCGGCCGGGTCGGTTCGTTCTTCTCGTTTGAGCGCGCGGGTATCGTTCCTGATATGGTCGTTTTATCCAAGTCGATCAGTGGCTATGGTTTGCCGATGTCACTGCTACTGCTCAAGCCGGAGTTGGATATTTGGAGTCCTGGCGAGCACAATGGCACCTTCCGGGGGAACCAGCTTGCTTTTGTAGCCGCCAAGGCTGCACTGGAGTTCAGGGATACGGTAGGGCTGGAAGCACAGGTAAAAGAGAAAGAAGCTTTTGTTCAGCAATTTTTGTATGAACATATTCAAACGATTGACCCTCTCATCGACATACGCGGCTTGGGACTGATCTGGGGAATTGATGTGTCTCCTCTGGGAGAAACCTTTGCCAAAGAGGTAGCTGCTCTTTGCTTTAGCAAGGGCCTCATTATTGAGCGGGCCGGACGTAACGATACGGTGATTAAAATTATGCCTGCGCTAACGATCAGCTTGGAAAACCTGCGTGAAGGCTGCAACATTATTAAAGAAAGCATGGTTCAGGTGTCCAGCACACTGGTCACTTTATAA
- a CDS encoding thioesterase II family protein: protein MTPITLFFIPYAGGSASVSFKWKKLLLPQIKLVPLELAGRGIRSGEPLKDSIEEMSEDLLLKISQEIAPGDPYAIYGHSMGTMIAFELYYKLVAGGYGKPAHLFVSGGRAPHVPRDFPWAHDLPAEQFRTYLQRYGQLSEAIFDNRELYDYFIPVLRADFKAVETYEYTAPAGPLKCSVTALTGLADSTMTLQDAEAWGQRTDQNFRIFTFDGGHFFIHDEVEQITQIINETLERSAVTSRTQH from the coding sequence ATGACACCCATCACATTGTTTTTCATTCCATATGCAGGTGGATCGGCCTCGGTCAGCTTCAAATGGAAAAAGTTGCTACTTCCGCAGATTAAGCTTGTTCCGTTGGAGCTGGCGGGTAGAGGTATTCGTTCCGGAGAGCCGTTAAAAGACAGCATTGAGGAAATGAGCGAGGATTTACTGCTCAAGATCAGTCAAGAGATAGCCCCCGGCGATCCTTATGCTATATACGGTCACAGCATGGGAACGATGATCGCATTCGAACTGTATTACAAGCTGGTGGCTGGTGGTTATGGCAAGCCAGCTCATTTGTTTGTATCTGGGGGACGGGCACCGCATGTCCCGAGAGATTTCCCGTGGGCCCATGATCTGCCCGCAGAGCAGTTCAGAACGTATTTGCAGCGATATGGTCAGCTTTCGGAGGCCATTTTTGACAATCGCGAATTGTACGACTATTTTATCCCAGTGCTAAGAGCAGACTTCAAAGCCGTTGAGACGTATGAGTACACGGCCCCAGCCGGACCTTTGAAGTGTTCGGTCACAGCCTTGACAGGGCTGGCCGATAGCACGATGACCTTGCAGGATGCAGAGGCGTGGGGACAGCGTACGGATCAGAATTTTCGAATTTTCACCTTTGATGGAGGTCACTTTTTTATTCATGACGAGGTGGAGCAGATTACGCAAATCATTAATGAGACTTTGGAACGCAGTGCTGTGACAAGCAGAACGCAACATTAA
- a CDS encoding GH36-type glycosyl hydrolase domain-containing protein, producing the protein MKYGFFDDAKQEYVIHTPQTPYPWINYLGNERFFGLISNTGGGYAFYRDARLRRLTRYRYNNIPVDNGGRYFYIHDDGDYWTPGWMPVKRELDRYECRHGLGYTSIMGERNGIRATQLAFVPLSFDGEIHQVKLQNTSAQTKKIKLFSFVEFCLWNAYDDMTNFQRNLNTGEIEIQDSVIYHKTEYRERRNHYAFFSVNRPLAGFDTDREAFLGLYNGLDQPQTVTAGQASNSIASGWSPIGSHCIEITLKPGEETSLNFILGYVENPEDEKWESPGVINKKQAHAMIAQFADEAEVERALSELRAYWNNLLSKYTIQSHDDKLNRMVNIWNPYQCMVTFNMSRSASYFESGIGRGMGFRDSNQDLLGFVHQIPERARERIIDIASTQFDNGGAYHQYQPLTKKGNHEVGGGFNDDPLWLIVGTTAYIKETGDFAILDEEVPFDGNAEHTATLFEHLKRSFYHVVNNLGPHGLPLIGRADWNDCLNLNCFSATPDESYQTTQNLEGRTAESVFIAGLFVYTGPDFIELCKRRGLDEEAATAQAHVDRMRTATLEHGFDGEWFLRAYDHYGNKVGSKDCEEGQIFIEPQGFCVMAGIGVEEGLAQKALDSTRDRLETPYGIVLQHPPYSRYYINLGEISSYPPGYKENAGIFCHNNPWIMMAEAVVGRGDRAFELYSKIAPAYLEDISDIHRTEPYVYAQMIAGKDAVREGEAKNSWLTGTAAWNFVAITQSILGIQPEWDGLRIDPCIPAAWDEFTITRVFRGDTYVIQITNPQHISKGVATVTLDGTVLTDNVLPVAGDGAIHQVKVLLG; encoded by the coding sequence ATGAAGTACGGTTTCTTCGATGATGCTAAACAAGAATATGTCATCCACACCCCTCAAACCCCATATCCCTGGATCAATTATTTAGGCAACGAACGATTTTTTGGACTGATCTCCAATACAGGCGGTGGCTATGCATTTTACCGGGATGCGCGCTTACGTCGCCTAACAAGATACCGATACAACAATATTCCTGTCGATAACGGCGGCCGCTATTTTTATATTCATGATGACGGGGATTACTGGACACCAGGCTGGATGCCGGTCAAACGGGAGCTGGATCGGTATGAGTGCCGACACGGGCTTGGCTATACTTCAATTATGGGTGAACGTAACGGTATCCGGGCGACGCAGTTGGCTTTTGTACCGCTGTCCTTTGATGGAGAAATACATCAGGTCAAGCTTCAGAATACCTCTGCTCAGACTAAAAAGATCAAGCTCTTTTCTTTTGTGGAATTTTGTCTGTGGAACGCCTATGACGATATGACCAATTTTCAACGCAACCTGAACACGGGCGAGATCGAAATACAGGACTCCGTCATCTATCATAAAACGGAATATCGTGAGCGTCGCAACCACTATGCTTTCTTCTCTGTCAATCGCCCGCTGGCAGGATTCGATACAGACCGTGAAGCTTTTCTGGGACTGTACAACGGGCTGGATCAGCCGCAAACCGTCACCGCCGGGCAAGCTTCGAACTCTATTGCCAGCGGGTGGTCGCCTATAGGGTCACATTGCATCGAAATCACGCTGAAGCCAGGTGAAGAAACGAGTCTTAACTTTATACTTGGTTATGTGGAAAATCCGGAGGATGAAAAATGGGAATCTCCTGGCGTGATTAACAAAAAGCAGGCTCATGCCATGATTGCTCAATTCGCGGATGAAGCCGAGGTTGAACGAGCCTTGAGTGAGCTGCGGGCCTATTGGAACAATCTGCTCTCCAAGTACACCATTCAGAGCCACGACGATAAGCTGAACCGGATGGTGAATATATGGAACCCGTATCAATGTATGGTTACGTTCAATATGTCGCGTTCCGCTTCGTATTTCGAATCCGGCATCGGGCGTGGAATGGGTTTCCGGGATTCGAATCAGGATTTGCTTGGTTTTGTCCACCAAATACCGGAGCGGGCGCGGGAACGGATTATCGACATCGCCTCCACTCAATTTGATAACGGCGGGGCTTATCATCAGTACCAGCCTTTAACCAAAAAAGGAAACCACGAGGTCGGCGGAGGCTTCAACGATGATCCGCTGTGGCTCATTGTTGGCACCACTGCGTATATCAAAGAAACGGGAGACTTCGCCATATTGGACGAAGAGGTGCCTTTCGACGGAAATGCAGAGCACACCGCTACCCTTTTTGAGCATTTGAAGCGATCCTTTTATCATGTGGTTAACAATCTCGGCCCGCACGGTCTTCCACTGATTGGCCGGGCAGATTGGAACGACTGTTTGAATCTGAACTGTTTTTCCGCCACACCAGATGAGTCCTATCAGACCACACAAAATTTGGAGGGCCGCACAGCGGAATCGGTATTCATCGCCGGACTCTTCGTATATACAGGACCGGATTTTATCGAGCTGTGCAAGCGCAGAGGATTAGATGAGGAAGCTGCTACGGCCCAAGCCCATGTGGATCGGATGCGGACAGCCACGCTAGAGCATGGCTTTGATGGGGAATGGTTTCTGCGCGCTTACGACCACTATGGGAACAAAGTCGGCAGCAAGGATTGTGAGGAAGGCCAAATTTTCATTGAGCCGCAGGGTTTTTGCGTGATGGCCGGGATCGGAGTTGAGGAAGGTCTGGCTCAAAAAGCTCTCGACTCTACACGGGATCGGCTGGAGACACCCTATGGCATTGTGCTACAACATCCGCCTTATTCCCGCTATTACATCAATCTGGGTGAAATATCCTCTTATCCTCCAGGTTACAAGGAAAATGCGGGCATCTTCTGCCACAATAACCCGTGGATCATGATGGCGGAGGCCGTGGTTGGCCGTGGAGATCGTGCATTTGAGCTGTATAGCAAAATTGCGCCAGCTTATCTGGAGGACATCAGCGACATTCACCGCACCGAGCCGTATGTATATGCGCAAATGATTGCGGGTAAGGATGCCGTTCGTGAAGGCGAAGCCAAAAATTCCTGGCTGACCGGCACAGCGGCGTGGAACTTTGTAGCCATTACCCAGTCTATTCTTGGTATTCAGCCGGAATGGGATGGTCTGCGTATTGATCCGTGTATCCCTGCCGCCTGGGACGAATTTACAATCACTCGCGTCTTCCGTGGCGATACCTACGTGATCCAAATCACGAATCCACAACATATATCCAAGGGTGTAGCAACAGTCACACTAGATGGTACTGTCCTTACGGACAATGTTCTGCCGGTTGCAGGAGATGGTGCTATCCATCAGGTTAAAGTGTTGCTGGGTTGA
- a CDS encoding glycoside hydrolase family 48 protein gives MISKKSVFKKSVSMVMSAILVLPLSIGLFQAEPNRASAATPESTRFLQLYKQLKDPASGYFSKEGIPYHSVETLLSEAPDYGHLTTSEAYSYWMWLEVLYGNYTGDWGHLESAWDNMEKYIIPGKEEQPTMSNYNPNSPATYAAEYSQPDLYPSRLSDQYSAGKDPLDSELKATYGNNQTYLMHWLLDVDNWYGFGNLLNPSHTATYVNTFQRGEQESVWEAIPHPSQDNHKFGKSNEGFMSLFTKENNAPAQQWRYTNATDADARAVQAMYWAKELGYDNSVYLDKAKKMGDYLRYGMYDKYFQKAGSASKGSPIAGTGKDASFYLMAWYTAWGGGLGQSGNWAWRIGASHAHQGYQNVVAAYALSDKDGGLIPNSPTAGQDWATSLKRQLEFYTWLQSDEGAIAGGATNSWDGAYKAYPSGTSTFYGMAYTGAPVYQDPPSNNWFGMQAWPVERVAELYYILAKKGDTSSEQFKMAKQVTENWIAWSKSYVFANERPVTDAQGYYLDAQGKRILGGKNPKVATTAAKGEFWLPSDLEWSGKPDTWSGFANHKGNTSLHVVTKKPVQDAGVLGSYAKALTFFAAGTKAEKGDYSELGKEAKDLSKALLDAAWSYNDGIGITTKEAREEYYRYFSKEVYIPNGWSGKTGQGNTIPGKDATPSDPSKGGNGTYSTYSDIRPNITKDPQWSYLKDKYTTSWNSQTQKWDKGAPQFTYHRFWAQVDMATAYAEYDRLINGSGPTEPTAPKAPANVKASAGDAQVTLSWSKATGVDNYTIKRSTTSGGPYTTVATVTDSTYKDTGVVNETTYYYVANATNSLGTSPDSAEVSAKPTAAAIPATGDVVAQYRVGDTNPGDNQIRPLFRIVNKGKETVDLKNVKLRYYYTVDGDKSQEFHCDYAQFGSGNVQGRFVKLDKAVTGADYYLEISFGAGAGSLAAGANTGDIQIRMNKTDWSNYNESDDFSYDATKTSYADWDKTPLYVNDQRVWGLEP, from the coding sequence GTGATTAGTAAAAAATCCGTGTTCAAGAAATCTGTCTCTATGGTTATGTCAGCAATTTTGGTACTTCCTTTATCCATAGGCTTATTTCAGGCCGAACCCAACCGTGCATCAGCTGCAACGCCAGAATCGACACGCTTTCTTCAATTGTATAAACAGCTGAAGGACCCGGCTAGTGGATATTTCTCAAAAGAAGGTATCCCTTATCATTCCGTTGAAACACTCTTGAGTGAAGCTCCAGACTACGGGCACCTAACGACCTCGGAAGCCTACAGTTACTGGATGTGGCTGGAGGTACTGTATGGTAACTATACTGGGGATTGGGGACATCTGGAATCCGCATGGGACAACATGGAGAAATACATCATTCCAGGTAAGGAAGAGCAGCCGACAATGAGTAACTACAACCCGAACAGCCCTGCTACTTATGCCGCAGAATACTCGCAGCCGGATCTGTACCCAAGCCGTCTGAGTGATCAGTATAGTGCTGGCAAAGATCCGCTGGATTCCGAGCTGAAGGCAACCTATGGCAATAATCAGACTTATCTGATGCACTGGCTGCTGGACGTGGATAATTGGTACGGCTTCGGCAATCTGCTGAATCCGTCGCATACAGCAACCTATGTGAACACTTTCCAGCGTGGGGAACAGGAATCGGTATGGGAGGCTATACCGCATCCATCGCAGGATAATCATAAGTTTGGCAAGTCTAATGAGGGCTTTATGAGCCTGTTCACCAAGGAAAATAATGCCCCGGCACAGCAATGGCGCTACACGAATGCTACTGATGCGGACGCACGGGCAGTCCAAGCGATGTACTGGGCTAAGGAATTGGGTTATGATAATTCTGTATATTTGGATAAAGCCAAAAAGATGGGAGACTACTTGCGTTACGGCATGTACGATAAGTACTTCCAAAAAGCAGGAAGCGCTTCCAAAGGAAGTCCGATTGCTGGTACGGGCAAGGATGCCAGTTTTTACCTGATGGCATGGTATACGGCTTGGGGAGGCGGACTTGGCCAAAGCGGCAACTGGGCTTGGCGGATTGGCGCCAGCCATGCGCATCAGGGCTACCAAAATGTCGTCGCAGCGTATGCTCTGTCTGATAAAGACGGTGGATTAATACCGAATTCGCCAACGGCGGGACAGGACTGGGCGACCTCGCTGAAGCGCCAACTGGAATTTTATACGTGGCTGCAATCCGATGAGGGAGCCATTGCAGGTGGAGCAACGAATAGCTGGGATGGTGCCTACAAGGCGTATCCGTCTGGCACAAGCACCTTCTATGGAATGGCTTATACAGGCGCTCCTGTATACCAAGATCCACCGTCCAACAATTGGTTCGGAATGCAGGCTTGGCCGGTCGAGCGGGTTGCCGAGCTGTACTACATTTTAGCCAAGAAGGGGGATACTTCGTCCGAGCAATTTAAAATGGCTAAACAAGTGACGGAAAACTGGATAGCATGGTCCAAGAGCTATGTATTTGCCAACGAACGGCCTGTGACTGACGCGCAGGGCTATTATTTGGATGCTCAGGGCAAGCGTATTCTAGGTGGCAAAAATCCGAAAGTGGCTACTACAGCAGCTAAAGGCGAGTTCTGGTTGCCGAGCGATCTGGAATGGAGCGGAAAGCCTGATACCTGGAGCGGATTTGCCAATCATAAAGGGAATACCAGTCTTCATGTGGTAACAAAGAAACCGGTGCAGGATGCAGGAGTGCTAGGCAGCTATGCTAAGGCACTTACTTTCTTTGCTGCTGGAACAAAAGCTGAAAAAGGAGACTATTCCGAATTAGGCAAGGAAGCTAAGGATCTGTCTAAAGCTTTACTTGATGCTGCATGGAGTTATAACGATGGTATAGGTATTACAACGAAGGAAGCACGCGAGGAGTATTATCGTTATTTCAGTAAAGAAGTGTATATTCCGAACGGCTGGAGCGGTAAAACTGGACAAGGTAACACGATCCCTGGCAAAGATGCTACCCCGTCTGATCCGTCGAAGGGCGGTAATGGTACGTATTCCACCTATAGCGATATTCGTCCTAATATCACTAAAGATCCGCAGTGGTCTTATCTTAAAGACAAATACACGACTTCCTGGAACAGCCAGACCCAAAAATGGGATAAAGGAGCTCCGCAATTTACCTATCATCGTTTCTGGGCCCAAGTGGATATGGCAACGGCTTATGCCGAGTATGACCGTCTTATTAACGGTAGTGGACCAACCGAGCCGACAGCTCCCAAAGCTCCGGCAAATGTGAAAGCAAGTGCCGGGGATGCTCAGGTCACACTGAGCTGGAGCAAAGCGACGGGGGTGGACAACTATACCATCAAGCGCTCCACAACCAGTGGAGGACCTTATACCACGGTAGCAACGGTAACGGATAGCACTTACAAGGATACAGGTGTGGTGAATGAAACCACCTATTATTATGTAGCGAATGCGACCAACTCCTTGGGAACCAGCCCGGATTCCGCCGAGGTCAGTGCCAAGCCTACGGCAGCAGCCATTCCGGCAACGGGAGATGTGGTTGCCCAATACCGCGTGGGCGACACGAACCCGGGAGATAACCAGATTCGGCCACTATTCCGTATTGTAAACAAGGGTAAAGAAACTGTTGATCTGAAGAATGTCAAGCTGCGGTACTATTATACTGTAGATGGCGACAAGTCACAGGAATTCCATTGTGACTATGCACAGTTCGGCAGCGGCAACGTTCAGGGACGCTTTGTGAAACTGGATAAAGCCGTTACAGGCGCAGATTATTATCTGGAAATTTCCTTTGGAGCTGGTGCAGGGAGTCTGGCAGCAGGGGCAAACACAGGGGATATTCAGATTCGTATGAACAAGACGGACTGGAGCAACTATAACGAAAGTGATGATTTTTCCTATGATGCGACCAAAACGTCTTATGCAGATTGGGACAAAACGCCTCTGTATGTGAACGACCAACGTGTATGGGGGCTGGAGCCTTGA